TGACGGCAAAAGTGTGTTCTGTACGATACGCCTCTGCGACCAAGACATCACGCCGACAATTTAATTGTTGACCTTTATCACATAAACAATGACACGGTACTCCGAATACTGCAGCATATTTTTTTCCGTTTATAACTTCCGTTGTGCAATACAAAAATcaagcaatattttttttaaatgccttttcgagagtgcgccaccaaacacgatcCTCTACTTTTCTCATCCACTCGCTCTCCgctcctttttttaaataattggtccagcgggctggaccGATACCACtgtgttttttatttcataaattggctctctaaaaatacttttcttTGAAATATGGCAGCAGCGTTGCAAAAGAGTTATTGCTTAGTAACTGgacatatttattatgtttttgtgtaaaataactaaaaaaatatctgtTATTGTTTCTAGCATTTCTAGTTTACAtatgaaataaattgaattggaataaattttaatttcctGGCTTATTTAAATCAGCTTCTTTCATTAAAGCTTACGTTTCTACATTTTCCCTAATCAGCATTGTTTTTAACTATTAACCTAACAATCATTATAAAGCAAGAAGTTCTAAGATTATTGACAGATTGGACGGTACCgtgtaatttaaaatttggTCACATTAATTTCTTGAGCTTGAAGTATTTGGCAAAAAGGCTCAGTGAAGATTTTTAAGCGTCGATATTTAAGTGATCTATGGACTATGATCATCGTTTTTAAAGTATTTAATGAAACACTTAATATGGACATCATTTGTATGTTtgcttaaaaatgtattttatttgttaagaTTAGTTACATTACATCTGTGTTACATTAAAATTAGGTCATTAAAAGTACTAAAACGTCTACGCACGTTGAatgatttaaatatattttaggttCATTTTCGTCAAGTGTTGTAATTAATTAAGAGTTAGTATGTAAGGAATAAGGATGATTTGCTTTTTTGCAAATCGTGCgtctgtattatttttattttcatcgatagttttcatttataattttatatataagtaggtatcattTGCAGTTTTGAAGTCAGCATAAAACAACAGCTTTAGATTGATCTTATCACACTATATCAGGCAAATGCCTGTAGTTTTTGGCGTTTTGTTTTATTCGATTTATGGTTTGATTTCTGAggcatacctactttaaaaggtggtatatttttaaaactgtcaaataaGAACCTTCTTATTATGGACTCCACCCATAACCGCCCTTGCAATTTCCAAATCCAATTCCCAACCTATTTCCAAAACCTATTTccaaaattaatatacctaaccAGTGACCCAAGAATAACGAATAAAGCTATTTATACAATATTTCGGAAAATTCATTTTcctttttatacaaaaaaattatcatactcgtacacatcataatatttttagtattgGAATAATGTTAGTAGTTATTTTCATAGTAGTTAGCGAAATATTTCCGTTGTAATGTAGTTTTTTGTACTTTTAAGTACTCATGTATTTAGAAAATACATTTATTGTGTGAATTTAATCACGAAGCGaataaatttttttgaattttcctgtgtgttttttttaagtaCCTGTTACCTATCTACTTCATTATCACTTTGCAATAACAGTTATTgcaatatttatagttttatactAGACCGTAGGTATGTTGAGAAAACCATATATTTTATACCATATAGCCTTTAGGTAAAACATGCCTCGTTCCTAAACACTGATTAAGCATAAaaacaagttaattaaaattctcTTTAACTCTTTTTCTAAATCGCAATTACGAtatgtaactttaaaattactgccgttaacttttatctgaaactATAATGAGCTATTACCTACAAACGCTATTATTCAAATGGGTTTACTTATTTAATCAATCATTTAAACATGAGCTTGAAATTGAttggttttcttttttttctttcccTGTTTACTGTAAAATCTCTATTAGGTGAGTaatgttgtttttgtttgatttgTGAGCAGAATCTTTGTGTAGGTAATTTTCTTTTCGATCTTTTCGTTCCTTTACATAATATCTGGTCTTTGTAAACTCAAtcgaatttattaaaattttacaagtaggtacttttacggAACAAcaacagaaaatatttttcaaaatattttctgttGTTGTTCCTTGATTAGTGGCTTTTAGTTGTTCCACTTTTTTACTTTGGCTTGAAGACAACACTAAGGAGGTCAAATATTGTCTGACGAGCTTGGTATACTTTCTGACATCAACAATCTCACTGGTTCTTACCTAAGTACTACTAAAAACAATTCAATATATTAGTAatagtttcaattttttctactctCACTGATGACCAGTGAAACCGCAGGAGTTTTGCGTGCCAACCCACATAGTCAAGGGGCCATGTCATAAGTGCATCTGCAACGCTGATGGTATGTTCGTTTGCGATGCTACGCCGTGCCCGAAGGCTGTAGGTAAGTCTAATCCAGATATTGAAGAAATAATTAACTAGAATAACATCTTTAATGCAAAAATGAATAATGACAACAACCTAACGATCTATTTCTATAAAATTTAGACTCTTTTAGCTATCCAAACAAATGAGTTAGAAAGAATTAAAGAAagtattaaaaaagaaatttctttaaattatattattgttttgtttcCAGTAAACTTCAACCAATCAAGCAGGGATGAATGTCAACGTTATGTCACCTACAGATTCGAAGACCTATATTGCGGTTGCAATTATGAGGGGAAGTGGATGTCACTTAACTGCAGGGAGACATTCCAATATCTCCGATCAGAAAAATCTGGTGCCAAGCGCAATTTAAGATCCAACGTCACCATCACTTGTACGCCTAACTCTTTGTTTTTAATAGACTGTAATATTTGCCAATGCGAAAAATATGGCAGCATCCAACCTTCATCATGCACACATAGAAATTGTACTATAAAAGGCCACAAATCTGATATTTGCAGTTTTGGAGACTTCCTCAGAACTAATGACGAGATATGCCTCTGTAGTAATCTCAATTTCTATATCGACAGACTCTGTCTTAAGGTAGGCGACAAAATGCTGCAGGAAATAGAGAGGAATGATATTGCGTCTATAACCAATTTTAGTCAGACTCGCAAAAATATGGGAAAAGATACCTGTGTTCCTCAAAAGCAATATCAAATAGATTGTAATAGATGCGTCTGTGATAAAAGTAGACACTTGATATGTACAAATAAAACTTGTGATGCTAAACAAACAGCATTGAGAATCGGTCATGAAAGTGTTGATTTCTATAATTTACCTCAAGCGAACCACGAGTCACAGGATTGCGAGCCTGGTCAAAAGTATAGAATTAAATGCAACACCTGTATTTGTAGCAATAAAAAAACGCTATCTTGTACTACAATGGTCTGTTTGGAGGATTTTGTTTTTGACGAAGGAGCACTTGCTGCTAGCCTTCTGCTGAAACactaaatcataaaaaaattatctataaGACTATGAAAATTATTAGCACTCAATAAATGTTTGACGTTATTTACAGTTTCTGTTGAATAAATTCTATTAGCACATAAAAACCCCTTAAAATTACAGAATTCAAACTTAAAGAAGCCACTCCttactttattaaatattaagttaagcaatttataataaaaaataaaaaacaaatacgCCAATAGCTTTTTGCTTACAGCAACCAATCATcaaattgatcatgatgatttaaCAGAAATAGAATATGGCCAAAGTTGTATCCCAGGCAAGCTGTACAAAATGTCATGTAACACATGCCAGTGTGGGCAGAAAAACTCGCTTCTCTGCACAAAAGTGGCTTGTTTTGAAAACGCcttgtttaaaaaaacaatacaagCAAAGAAAGATGAACACAACACGGAAAAGAAAAAGATAGGTGTAAAGGCAGTGGGAAATGACATCCTTCGAACAGGATTACATGGCAGAGAGCagaaaaagcttttaaataaaagctACCCTGAATTACCGAAAGGGAAATGTGAACCTGGCATGACATATAGAAATGGGTGTAAGAAATGCTTTTGCAATGAGAAGAAGATAGCTATATGTACACGTACTTGTAGCGGTGGGTTTCCCAGTAAGAACcttgtattaaatttttatcattcaCTATCATCAGCCATAATATTGGCTTTATAGGCCACCAATTCTTTCTATCTTCAGCCTTCCGCATCCAGCCATTTTCCAGACGATGTTGCCGAAACGTGGTGTTCACTCGAAGATCTTTTGAGTTTGGCGTAACCTGCCTTTTTGCAACTGCGATTTCAGCAAGTTACTTTTAAAAAGAGCATCATTCACTTTTGTTTTGAACGAAGGTGGTGTGTTAACGCACTTTAATTCTGTTAACGCTATTATTGTGGAAGAGTGGAGCCTTCTGATGCAGGAGTAGTTCTCCTACTCCTAAACGAAGGCTTGAACTTCTTTTTGTTAGGTATCTactgttcttcttcttctttgtcgttacactcttgactcggaatcctcggtgcgcgagtccgactcgtacgtggccggttttttttatttattagatccTAAAAAGTTCtccctaaagaagttttacttcaaaaagtCTCCTGTATTTTCAGGCCGTTTCAATGACAAAGAAATCTCAGAAATGGAGACGCGATCCGTCCTCGATCTCCCAGAGTTACCTCACATGGGCGCCAAGTGTGAGCCAGGCAGGACTTACTACGTGGTCTGCAATATCTGCTTCTGCTCGCATAAACAAGACCTGTACTGTTCGGCGAAGTATTGCGTGAACATTCCCACTTATACTGATGTTCTTTCAAAGGAGCTTACAGGTAGCTATATTATTTATAGAGAGTTTTCCAGTGCATgtcactttttacccgactgcggccaAGCCAAAAataagggttatgattttagcagtctatgtatgtatgtatgtatccaaattctgtgtgttccaccgtaatgTCTTAGCTAATGGGCCGATTTtcatgaatgaggtgtcaattgattcgttgtaaaggtccaggtgacataggctatattttatacgaaaaaaattgacctaacggatgttacatcaaaaaaagtggaggtctccaaaaaatattttgctataatatcgagtgggatgtcaaatgaaagaggtgAAAATTCTGAGCtgatgaatataaatgtacaacaacattaaaatattccaagcgacagaaataccattttactctaatatttcagcgtttattaagacgatcgcagtcgggttttagttttaaactttttttttttaataaataacttttcCAGGACGTCCATGTAAAAAGGACTTCAGACTGTTGTGTAGCGACTGCAAATGCGTGAATCTTAAGAACCAGTGTAAATCAATACCCAACTGTGGTAAGAACCTGACGGGGAAGCAACTCCTGACTGCGGCAGTCGGTCCGAAGGTTAAACTGACGCTTGATATCACGAAGGAGAAGTGTAAACCAAATGTCTCTTACAGGTTAGTGttctaaggcctcattcgcacgagagtttTTTCAACGTCCGTTAAatagcgttcaaatagaacaaatgcattcccaagtatctgttcacacgtcaacgcttttttaacgtgcactttgtattttcagcgtaacgccgggttttaacgcaacgcttttttttaACTGTATTTTTCTGCATACGAGTTCACAGACCTAACCGAcgtgttaaaaatatttgaatcttCGAATACTCCCGATGGAAAATATCGTCGTGTAAAATactgtattttatttagaacCTTATCGCTTGGTGCTTGGTGGTAACTGGTGATCTGACTTTACTCAGAATTTATTTAGAGAAAAATCTGCCAGgtgcgggtcagactcgcgcacctagggttccgtattcgggtattttcaacattttgcacacgTTGCAGGCTGCATTGCAACGATTGCTTCTGCCAGCCTGACGGCAGTTTGAGGTGTACACAGAAGATCTGCCTCACTTATTCACAAACCAAGGACTTGCAGGAGAAACAAACTTATTTGGAGAGACACGGTCTTTGAGGTacttaatatgaaaaataaGAAGCACATTCAAGATTTTTGCTATAGTTATCATTGGTACTTGATTAATAAAACGTGCAGATTTAACGATGATCTTGTTTTATTTACCGACACTGTGATTACCTAATTTCTGTTCTAAAaataaacagaattttatataaatataagtaaaattCTGCGTATTCTACTACAAAATCTATCTACGAGTCCTTAAAAGTTTTGACATGGAGGATTCCATCTGATTTCCTAATCCTATTATTACCAGTAATAGTTAtttgtaggtaataatatgtagaACAAGAATAAGTTCTTCTGAGTTAAAGTAAGGGACGAATTTAACTACCTAGTTAATATACATAGGAACTACTTATAGGTACGATCTAATTTAGGATTAATGGTTACTGAGTTACTGACATACTTTTAACCATTCCATTGCATTACTATCGCTACCTGACATTTGATTCTTCGATTTCTATgcctaaatctatactaataaataaaattggagtgtctgtctgtaatttcgaaataactaccacatattaaggtcatatggttatttgaacgataccatgactgaatcacacgtttttaaaatttttgtctgtctgtctgtctgtctgtctgtctgtttgaaaaggctaatcttcggaacggctgaaccgattttgacgggattttcactgaaaagtagaggattgaccagggtgtaacataggctacttttttaaccgactttcaagaagggagttgtgtttttctacctatgtacaccgaaatctccgagatttctgaaccgatttacgtcatttcttttttaatcgatagaggaactttgcgacattgtttcataaaaaatttggattccaactcctcaatcctgatgctgcaggggatctgaccaatccactcgggcgaagctgcgggcatcagctagtaactaatatgaatgtattttttctcaatttttttttgcaaacctTTCGCTACCCGTGTGAATATCGATAAGAACATCAAATGTCgtcataatattgttatttgcaATAAACTTCATGAATCAGGAAAATTGGGAAAGAAATTAAAAACGTCTCTCTTAAGAATGCATTTTATTAATCTAGCCGCCTTTTGAGCGTGAAATTaactttaagattaacattatTGTTTAAAGATTTTCGGAATATTTCTTGTTACgcgtaaaaaaatatgtacctcGGTGTAACATTTTTCGTTTTGCTAACACGTCAGCCATATGGAATTAATTCAATGCGtaagttttttttcatttatgcTGAACGAATTTCAGCATTTTTCGTTATTTTCAACATTTTTCGCAATGTGTTCGTAGGTGCGTGCGTGCCAAACACTTACTTCGCACTGAATGATCGACTCTGTTTATGCGATCCCTACGGCAGGTTGAATGAAGCCAATTGCAAGACCATTGCTCGGCCACAGCCATGTCCGCCTGGCCAAGTTATTAGACAAGGCTGCAACCAATGCATTTGCCAAGACAACGGCCAACTTAAATGTACCAGCGCGTTTTGCTCCAATCGGGTAACCAAGCCTGGGATTAGCTATCATGGTCTCGTAGCATATGGTCCAAGGTGCACACCATTCAGGTCTTATTACGTAAACTGTAACCTCTGCTTTTGTCCAGCGTCGGGACAAGCCTCTGACGCCCAATGCGCTGTTGACACTTCCTGCTCCTTAGACCAGACATCTGATATCATgacaataacaaaaataaaccaGTGTATCCCTAACGTTATGTACCTCCTCCCTTGCATCGAATGTCTCTGTTCTGAATATGGTAACTTCGTTTTTGATAAATGCTTGGAGAAATGTCAGCCCCAAACCGAACACCATCGCAGATGCATTCCAGGAACCTTGTACAGAAGGGATTGTGATATATGTCGATGCCCTGACAACAGTATACCTGATGAAAAACTATGCATTAAGGCTGGTTGTAATGCGGATACAAAGCAAACATATTTACATTCACTAAGGAGTTCCACAAATCGCTGTACTCCTCGAACTTTTACGAAACCCAAATGTATTTATTGCGACTGCACTTCAGAGGGCACTGTAAATGAACATTATTGTCTAGAACTTGACTGCTCTAAGATATCCGATTTCAAATTTTACGCTGAAACAGACGTTTGTAGCCCTGGGGAACTCGtaccgatttgtatggaatGCTTCTGTCTGAACAATGGACTTACAAATGAAACATACTGTACTAGAGTTTGCACTTACCAAAGTAAACTAAATATTCTTGAAAAAGTATTAAATGAGAGTAAAGTCGATACAACTTTAATTGATAAAAGTAAAATTCAAACAGTTGATTTGAATAGAGCTTGTGAACCGAGCACTCTTTATATCGACAGTGGTAAATATTGCTTATGTTCTGATAACGGTGATACCAACTTCAAATTTTGTACGAATTTTACTGAAGACTTGAACCATAAGGAaagtaataaatcaaaatttgaTGCAACTACAAGCTGTGAACCAAGCACATTAGTTGATTTTGATTGCAATACATGTTACTGTTCCAAAGAGGGGAAGATAGATCCAAAATGGTGTACGTATGATGATTGTGAAGCAAAAAGGATAGTAATGGAATCACATAAAAATCTTCCACATTCTGAGCAAATAGAAAATCCGAATGGAATTTGCACGCCTGGCTCTATATCTAAAGAGAAATGCAACTTCTGTATATGCCCTGAAAGTGGGATTCTAAGAGAACGCGCCTGCACCAAAAATGACTGTTTCGACAACGTGGAAGTAACGAGTGAAAAATTCGTTTGTGAACCTCTCGCTTATTATGAAGTCGACTGTAACATTTGCTTCTGTCCTCGCGATGGTGTCAAAAATGTTGCGAAATGTACAAAAAATCATTGCGAAAAGAGTTTTTTGAGGTCCGAAGCATGTATTTCTGGTCATTTGTTCAGCGACGAGTGTGACGTTTGCGTGTGTCCACCAAATGGTGATAGAGCAGATAGAGTATGCACTAATAACACTTGCAGCTTGCCAAGATGGAGTACCTTTAAACTCACAGATAGTGTCCTAGCAAACGAAGTTCATAACGATGAAGCCAGAAATTTGGAGTTGTGCTATCCGGGAGAAGAGTTTTCAATGGGCTGCAATATATGCGTTTGTACggatttaggtttgaaaatATACGCGTCTTGCGAACCTGTATTATGTAATGACAACACAGACAGAATGAAATTTACATATGGTGTTTTGGATCAAATGGATAAAATGGTAAATATGTTGATTCAATAATTTAAATTGAATTGGCACTAAAATTCCATTTAGTttactttacaaaattaaactgatataCAATAGtaaagaattaataatttttttcaacttGATTATGATGTTTGGTGTATTTTCATTGGGACCctgagctcgttcacacaggctgcgtaagcgtagacgtagcgcgtaccattgcattgtaatgtatggaactgtatgaaacatgacataccgcttgcgtggcgtgaacgttcacgtagacgtaatgcgtgcagttcgTCTACGGGTTTACGCGCATCACTAcccacgtgtcacgtgtacgtgctacGGACGCAATTAGTGTGAATCGTCTATTAACATTCACAGGACGAACCCACAACAAAAACAGCCATCACTTATAGGAATTCACATTCTCGAGCTAAACGCGACATTCACGACAAATGCTACACTTATCAGAGTGCGCTCAGTGAAGTCGAGAAAATGGATTGTACTCCTGGATCTATGTATATTATTCGGTAAGGATATCATTACAATGTCCTTTTCCTTCAATTTCGGCCATGGAGGCCAACCTTTATTAACCCCTgggccaaaaagaggggcgttataagtttgacgtgtgtatctgtgtatgtgtctgtggcatcgtagcttctaaacgaatgaaccgattttaatttagtttttttttgtttgaaaggtggcttgatcgagagtgttcttagctatacttaatcgaagaaaatcggttcagctgtttaaaagttatcagctcttttctagttttcttatagagatagatagataaatagaatactttattgcacacaaaaacacatgtaaaagatcacaacacagaaagaagaaaacagaaaaaacaattgtgtgcaaaagcggctttattgcttggagcaatctctaccaggcaacctttgctgataGGATAAGGTGAGGatagaggtttttgtatcgggggtttttttttggGTTATCTATGATTAAtactatgtaaatttttaagctGTAAACAATGCATCTGTCCATATTCGGGACAAATCCACGACTTCTGTCGTCCACTACCCAAAACCATCTACTGTGAGCAAGCATATCCCGGATTCAATTTCATACCAATGGGACGACGTTTAGCTGGCAAGAGTAAGTATTTGTATTAACATTTACATAATGGCACCAAAATTTAATAGCTATACCTAATGTGGTGATCACAATCTCTTCTAGTTGGTCCATGTTCATccttaatatatttataataacatAATCTTTGTTATGCAGAATATTAATCTAATTAATCAAAtattaatcaaaaataaatacaagtgtaaattaaaaatttataacacccccgacaagtaaaggttacagtaactagaaaagagctgataactttcgaacggcttaaccgattagctaagaacactctcgatcaagccacctttgaaacaaaaaaaactaaattaaaatcggtttattagtttaggagctacgatgccacgtacagatacacagatacacgcgtcaaacttatcgCGTCCTACTAGAAACCAATTCAATAAACTTTCCCTTACAGGCAATACTACAGAAGGAAAATCCAAAACAACGATGGAAAGCATAACGTTAACAGTGAAACATTTGAAGCATACAACATACAAATGTGGTAAACCCGGCAAAGTCATGGACCAGTGTTTCATATGCGAATGTGAGGACAATATCGTGATAGAAGAGCATTGTTTTAAAAGTGATGCTGAAAACTGTTCGAATGCAACGCCGACTTTCTTTGATGGCAATACACTGAtttatgtataattttattttcatttaaaacttacaacctctcgcactgtaAAGGGTcactctttttctttttatttctttttattgttacaactttcaacaaatggtacaaataaaaaaaaaatagattatagtGTTTAATCTGTATCCGTAGAATCAAAAGACACAATTTTATagctgactagctgatacccgcgacttcgttcgcgtggatgtaggtttttttaaattaccgtgggaacataggctactttttatgccagaaaatctttgattttctgggataaaaaagtagcctatgtgctaatccagggtataatctatctccattctaaatttcagcccaatccgtccagtagttttttcgtgaaggagtaacaaacatacacacacacacacatacaaactttctcctttataacattaagtgtgatgtgatggaATTCAATGAACCAGACTGATAAAAGTGATAGTTTAGGTTTTTAGATAAAGTGAAAAGACAACTCGTAAGACTGAACcactttaattttaaatttagaattttgaCTAGCGTGATGCTAAACAAAGTTTGCCAAAGAAAGATTAAATTCCATAACTTTTGAtcccaaaattaaaaatataaaagtactGGCCTAAACTCATAAAAATTTGATGTTataaacagcaaaaaaattctCTGAAATTATTCTGTTTAATTAGAAATCTGTTGAggaccaataataataatttacgctTCAAAAACTAACCGTATTCCACTAATTAATTAGAGAATTCTCAACTGAATTACGCACAAAATGGTCGTCTATTAcgtttttgttttacttttgcTAAACAAGTTGACTATGATAACATCTGGTAAGTAACTACTGTTGATTTGATGAGCAGAGCGTGGAATTGGGCTTGTGATGGATGCACGGGTTATTCgaaataaacacttttattGACCAGtctcaaattatattatattaattaaaaagataCAGAGAGCGTCCGACATGATTGGAGGGCGAAACcctaatataatcctactctatgggcGAAACCAAAGAGAACGAGAAagcatagagaactctcagtgATAATATTAACAAGTATTGTCGATGGATATAAAGCCGTATATAGACTTTCCAACAACTACCTACAAAGTTAtaatttgaaatgaaatttttattaacaagtgtaaattaaaattttgtagcaCCCCCCacaaagtgaaggttacagtaactagaaaagagctgataagtttcaaacggctgaattgattttcttggattatagctaagaacactctcgatcaagccatctttcaaacaaaaaaaaactaaattaaaatcagttcattagtttaggagctacgatacacagatacacacatcaaacttataccacccctctttttgggtcgggggttaaaaaaatgtcTAAATCTAGGTATTTCAATTTAACTAAATAAGGATTTGTTACGTCGGTTACTACTCCTAATGGACTTTATTATTTAACAGAATTGCTACATCAGGAAGAAAATTTATGGGATCCTAACAAACTCACTCGACAAGAATATAGTTTAAATCCAACAGTTAAAGCCAATGATAAAAACTGTGAGCCAAACACGTTTATATTGATCGATTGTAATGTATGCCGTTGTGGCTCAGATGGAAAAATAGATAAAACGCAATGCACAAAACATAAATgcaataataatgaaattaacaCTCGAAAACTAAACCCGACAGTTAATAGATGTAAACCTAGACACTGGTACCAATTATCTAGATGCCATTTATGCTATTGTTTGAATAAACATACACTAATCTGcaatagtaataataaacaaGAAACAGTGCACATAAGAGAATATGATCTGTATGACTGTGGAGAAAAACTGATAAAAGATTTATCGAAAATGGTAACTCCTGAAGAGAGGCTTTTGAGATCAGTCACAAAGAAAGTAGAATCAAAAGTAACGTCGAAATATACAGTTGAGCAAACGTCGACTCCAAAGATTATCTTTCTCTCAGCAGATACTTCTTTGAACCCTTCAAAATCTAGTAAATATAAAACAGAAATCAATATGGATTCAGAAATTAAATTCCTAAACTTTAACCGTAAAAACAAAGCTTTGATAGAAAAGGTTACAAAAAGCAGTGGATTTATGGAAGATCTTTTCAATAATGAAGTTttaagtataaatagtaaagaaCTTAACGCTGATTCAAGTATAAAGTCAAAAGCTCTTAGAAATTTAAAAACGCATACAAAAAACAGAGGATTCATAGATCTTTTCAATAATGATAAAGATAATGATATAACCTCATTAAATATAAATAGCGTAGAACTTAACGATGATTCAAGTACAAACTCAAAAGCTACAGAATtgtatgatgataat
The window above is part of the Maniola jurtina chromosome 5, ilManJurt1.1, whole genome shotgun sequence genome. Proteins encoded here:
- the LOC123865805 gene encoding uncharacterized protein LOC123865805 translates to MYLGVTFFVLLTRQPYGINSMRACVPNTYFALNDRLCLCDPYGRLNEANCKTIARPQPCPPGQVIRQGCNQCICQDNGQLKCTSAFCSNRVTKPGISYHGLVAYGPRCTPFRSYYVNCNLCFCPASGQASDAQCAVDTSCSLDQTSDIMTITKINQCIPNVMYLLPCIECLCSEYGNFVFDKCLEKCQPQTEHHRRCIPGTLYRRDCDICRCPDNSIPDEKLCIKAGCNADTKQTYLHSLRSSTNRCTPRTFTKPKCIYCDCTSEGTVNEHYCLELDCSKISDFKFYAETDVCSPGELVPICMECFCLNNGLTNETYCTRVCTYQSKLNILEKVLNESKVDTTLIDKSKIQTVDLNRACEPSTLYIDSGKYCLCSDNGDTNFKFCTNFTEDLNHKESNKSKFDATTSCEPSTLVDFDCNTCYCSKEGKIDPKWCTYDDCEAKRIVMESHKNLPHSEQIENPNGICTPGSISKEKCNFCICPESGILRERACTKNDCFDNVEVTSEKFVCEPLAYYEVDCNICFCPRDGVKNVAKCTKNHCEKSFLRSEACISGHLFSDECDVCVCPPNGDRADRVCTNNTCSLPRWSTFKLTDSVLANEVHNDEARNLELCYPGEEFSMGCNICVCTDLGLKIYASCEPVLCNDNTDRMKFTYGVLDQMDKMDEPTTKTAITYRNSHSRAKRDIHDKCYTYQSALSEVEKMDCTPGSMYIIRCKQCICPYSGQIHDFCRPLPKTIYCEQAYPGFNFIPMGRRLAGKSNTTEGKSKTTMESITLTVKHLKHTTYKCGKPGKVMDQCFICECEDNIVIEEHCFKSDAENCSNATPTFFDGNTLIYV
- the LOC123865297 gene encoding uncharacterized protein LOC123865297, with translation MVVYYVFVLLLLNKLTMITSELLHQEENLWDPNKLTRQEYSLNPTVKANDKNCEPNTFILIDCNVCRCGSDGKIDKTQCTKHKCNNNEINTRKLNPTVNRCKPRHWYQLSRCHLCYCLNKHTLICNSNNKQETVHIREYDLYDCGEKLIKDLSKMVTPEERLLRSVTKKVESKVTSKYTVEQTSTPKIIFLSADTSLNPSKSSKYKTEINMDSEIKFLNFNRKNKALIEKVTKSSGFMEDLFNNEVLSINSKELNADSSIKSKALRNLKTHTKNRGFIDLFNNDKDNDITSLNINSVELNDDSSTNSKATELYDDNDATKFNIDLSNVLDTILSLAARKSMITIARANCEPGSIVKKRCKTCFCLANGKSLCTKEVCE